The DNA sequence tgtgtttgtatgtatctatgtatttatctctgtgtatgtgtgtttgtatgtatctatgtgtatgcacatatctTTATGTCTGtatgtttttgtctgtgtgtgtaggcctATTGTCCTGTGTTGCTAGATATTCTGACTTTTGTATCTGTAGAAAGCGGCAACCATCTTTGCTTACCAGGTCGTAAATTGGATCTGGCCTCTCACTCCGGAGTTAAAGCCCCTCTCTGAGCAGAACCTGTTCTATTTATTTGGTGCTATGCAGCCAGCCAGCTCCCCTGTTTCTGGGTGGGGACATTGCTTTTGTTGGTCAGTTGACGGGCTACACTCTCCTGGACTCTCGGGGGACTCTGCCTCGGGGGTTGGGCATGAAGACAGAGATAGCATGTCACAGGCAGGTCCTTTTTCAGGACAGCCTTTTCAGAACTGATGTGAAGTGGTTCTCCGGGTGTTGTTGGGCCTGAACTCTTCCCCGTGCCCAGCCTCAAGTGTCAGATAGTCCAGCTCTGTCACTGAGTCGATGCCCTGGGACATCCATTTCCAGTGGGGCCACACCCTGACCTTTCTTAAGTCTGGCCTCATGTTCAGAATgacatgggggaggggaaagactgAGTCATGAATACGCCAGAGACACGAGGAAGGACAGAACTCCCTGTCATGTCTGCTGCCCTGTATTCCCTGTGTGACCCTGATAGGGTCACCAGCTTTGTGGTGACATGTCTTTGAACCCAAGGCTCAGTCACCAAAGTAGGACCTTTTGCAACAGCTAAGCCCTTCGCAAAAGGCTGCTGTTCTCTGAGACCTTCCAGGAGCACAGGAGAAGGTGTGCGTGTTGGAGTGTGTTGGCTGCAAGCCACCAAGAGGACAGTCAGCTCTGTTGCATTCCAACACCAAACCCAACCTCTACTGAAACCTGGGTCTGCCGCCGGCTTCCCAGCTGCGTGGCCGTGTCCAAGTTCCTGATGCCCACTCTAAGCCTCAAGCCTCCCATGGTTAAAGAGGATGGGGCTGGTTCCGAACTCACAATCCTCATCACAGCTCCTCCTGAGGATTGACAGTTAACATATAAAAtgctcaaggccagcatggggttggttttatgttttttcttattGTAACGATGTACCCGGCTCCTCTTCATACGGCCCCCCTCCCTTGCCCTCCCCAGCGAAGTTCTGACCAAGGTTGTAAATGCTTACACTTTTTCAGTCCCCCTGCTTCCTGCTGATGCAGACATGCATGGTGGGCTCTGAGCTAGCAAACAATCTGCCTCTTGACCGGCTGCATCTGGCAGGGAGAGCTGGGGACAGAGGGAACCTAGTCTCCCCTTCCAGAAGGAACACATTATGATCTATCTAGCCCACGGGGTGAGAGCAAGGTCTGTTCCCACTATTTCACTGACCATTTCCTGAGGACTCATTGTCATGCCAGGCTCTGCGCGTTTTCTCTCCTAACCACACAACCCCCTACAGGGAGGCTGCTACACCTTTTTCCAGACCATCAAACTGTCACACATAGAGAAAACCAGCCAGAATTTCATATCTAAACATTAAGATGACTAGTTCCCAAATCTAGCTTTTTGAGACCCCAAGCCCATGTGACCCTGTGGCCTAACAGTTAGTGCTCTGGACTCGGGGACTTCAATCTGCTTTCATATGCCCTCTCATATGATTTTCCTAAAAGCACTATGGAGCAAAAGTTTGCTAACGTTAGGCCTTGGGTATGCCTGCATTGAAAAGAGTTCCTGTTAAAGCATCCTCTGGATTCAGCTGCcagagaactgtgttttctaaacaTTCCAGATGTCTAACCATCTGCTCCCAAATGAGAGATCTTTCCCCAGCTACCAGCTGCTCTTTCATTGGCTTCCCAGACACAGACTGACCTCTCATTGGTTCCCCAatgttctcctcccctccctctttcctggaAGCTTGCTCTGGGATAGACTTCAATCCAACCATGTTTGCAGGTTGACCACATAAATACTGGCTTTTCCTGGAGACTGGCAGAACATTCTGGAAACTGCCTCCAGAAGGAGTCACCCCAGAAAGCATCCTGAGGTGCGTGAGAACTGGACACCCCCAGAGGATCAAGATGGACAGTCTGGAGGAGACATCTCCGCAGCCATCAGCTCTCCCAAGGTGATCCGGGGCACTTTTGTCACGTGCCCCGTGTGGGGTCTCTTCCTGGGAGGACATCCCTGTCTTTGTTGGTGACACTTGCCTTTTGACATCTTCTTGCCCTGACCTCTCTCTGGCATCTCTCTACTCTTTCTTCCCTGGGACAGACTATGGAAATGGTGCCTTGCTTGCCTGTGTCTTCGTGTTTCTCCCTCCAAGAGCTCACTGGGTCATCTCTGCTGTGCCTTGTCTCCTGACACCTCTGCCTATCTTTCAGGGGACCCCTGCTTTTCTTTAACCAACCTTTGTTCATCTCTTTCTTAATAAAAACTAAAGTTCAACTTCTGCCGCTATCTTATCCGCCGAACGGATATTGCACTGGCCTGCCTTGATCTCTTCTGAGCAGCTCCCTGGGTCTCTTATCGTGAAGTGTTTATTTACGGTAAAAGTGGCCTGGAGCCTCCCATTGGAGCAGAGTCCTGGCCTCTGTCCTTTTCCTATGAAACACAGCCCAGAGGTCCGTGCACATTCACGATTGCAGCTACATCGAGGCTGGCTCCGTTTCTTAGCTGTTAGGAATTGTGAAGTTGTGAACACAGATGTGCATGCATCTCTGGGGTGTGATGGCTTCCATGTACCCACAACCAACTGATATTCCCACCATCAGTGCATCGGCTCTTTCTTTCCCACTTCCTCACCAGCGTTTGTGGTCATTGTTCTGTTTTTCCTGACGGTAGGCTATTCTGACTGGAGTCAGGTAGATTcccaaagcagttttgatttgcgTTACCTTAATGGCTAAGGATACTGATCATTTTTTAAAGGCTTAAGAACTGTCTATTCAGTTCATTAGCTGATTTATTCACTGAGggtaggttttttgttgtttttcatttgttgacTGGGTATTTGGTTTTTCTAGCATCTGTGTTTCAACACGTTCTCAGAAGATCATGGCATACACTCATGTTTAAGATTATCTGCTCCAAGGTGTCAAAGACATTCTTTCTAAGGAAATGCCTTTTGAATTTATGGAGAAAGTGGGTCTTGCGGCAGGAGAGAGCACATATTTTGGATAGAAAGAATGGCCTAGGATAAAGCCTTGTGGCTGAGCCAGGGAGTTTTGGAAATCAGGAGGGAGTTTCTGGGCAAGGGGAAGAATTTTCCAGGTGACTCCAGACAGGTAGGCAGGCACAGAATCTGCAGGTCTACAGAATTTAGCAAGAAGTTGTTCCTGATTTGCTTTAAACAGGGGGTAACCACCACCCCATCCCCATCCTATCTGCTTTTAGTTAAAGGCTAAATCTGAGTTTCTTGCAGGAAAGGGATTGAAGAGGAGCCTGAACAGATGGTTAGAAGCCATTGCAGAGTTGAGGAAAGACGGCAGCAACTTGAGCTAGGATGGTATCTCAGGAGATGGAGAGAATACATATCCCGATACCCATGTAAAGTCCACAGGACATCATCAGCTGGAAGGTCATGGATGACACTAGAGTTCTGTGTACATGTAAGATGATGTCACCAACTTTGTCAGTGGGAAGGCAGAGTGAGAAGTCTGACAGTAATAAGAAGACAGAGAGTGAATATCTGCAGCTCAGAGGGATGGAGAGTCCCATTGTGAGTGATTACCAGCTCAGTGGCCCTTAGCCACATCTGTGGGCCAGGACAGCTCACCTCAGGAGAAAGGATACAACGAGGAGAGTCAAATCACTAAGCTTGTGGAGGGATTTCAGTGCTCAACCCCAGTGTGTGGTGGAGGAAGATAACCCCATAAAACACTGAAAGGAAAGAgccaaaaagaagaaacaacGGGCCTAAGACATCTCAAAGGCGAATGGGGAGCATTTCAGACCGGGGCGCACTTCGGACCAGGGCACCCAGTGACAGGGGGGAGGGAAGTGAGGCAAAAGGAGGCTGAGGAGCCTCTGTCACACTAAGTGATACAGAGGTCACTGTGACTTGAGCAAACTATGCTTCCGTGGAGAAGGTAGCAGAAGGTAGAATGAGTGGGATTGAGGTGGGAATACGGTGTGAGGACATGAGAACGGCTGTGAACATCTTTAGAGATGCGAACCAGCTGTAGGGAGATAGAACATCCAACACACTAAAGCTTGAGTCGGTTGAGAGAGGGAAGGTGAAGAACCTTGTGCTGCGATCACCTAAGGTCTCTGAGGGTCAAGATCCAAACACAGATGGGCAGGTGCAACTCACTCCAGCAGATCCTGCTCCTGCAGAGACTTCCCTGGGGCCTCTGTTTGTGACCCACCCAGGACCtggtggctggcctggaatggcCACCTCCCTGCCCTTTCTTGGCATCTCCCCCGCCCCCCTCTAGTCTGCCCTCAGCCCCTCTCCCGCAGCCTGTCCAGCTGTTTTCCCAGCTTTGTTCACCCACTGTTAAGTTATTAACTTGTCAGGGTCTAGACTCcctgcttcctttccctctttgATCTCACCGCTGGCTCTCTTCCTGTTTGCGGCGTGGAAAGTCAGCATTTAGAGGGCCGGGGTCACAGTGCGGGTCAGTGTTGGCGGGCACACAGAATAACAAGCAAAATAATCAGTTTAAAATGTAGGAAACTTCTTGAAGACATTGATACCACTGGAAAAGGAATAATAAACATCCCCATCTCGCCACGGTCTTAGATGTGAACTTAAAATAGACTTCAGCCAGTCATTTCTCCAAGAGGGGGTTGTTCTGTAGgcaaattaaaagtaataaatacttGGTATGCTAATTTATGGCTTCAGTTAGGATCGGATATCACAACTACTTTTAAATACTCAAAAAGGCAAATTGTTTAATATAGGTCTTGCCACTCTGAGACTTACCAATTTTGTCTAAGATTCTTTAGACTAAGAGCATTTCTGTAAAGTAAATCAAGTAGCTTTATCCTGACCTAGAACTTCTAAAGGCACAAATTAACACAATATGAAGTGTGATAGACTAAGACATAGCCTATATCCTACTCAGTGACCTATGGCCCACTGATCTTCAGATGAGATTAAGGAAATGTAACTTTTTTAGCATTAACCAAGGGCAGGTAGATTTTTACATATATCACCATATTCATTCCTGGGAATCTGTGGTTTTACAAACAGAGAGCGTCAAACTCAGAACTGTTCCCCAAAGTTCATACTTTATCAGGATGCAGGTGACAGGTAAGTGTCACTTGCATGGGCAAGTCGTGGTCACTGTTCTAATAGTAATACGGGTTCAGTGTCTAATCCAAAAATTTGAAGCTCAAAATGTTCTCAAATCTAAAATTCTGAGCGCTGACATGATCCCACAAGCCGAAATTCTTCATTTGACCTCATGAAATGAGTGGGCCACAGACAAAATTCAGGTGCactaaatatattgtataaaatgatCTTTAGGGGccggagggatggctcagtggtttagagcccCTTaacccagttcccagcacccacattaggcagctcacaaccacctctaagtccagctccagggttcTGATGCCTTCTTATGACTTCCAAGGGAGccagcatacacatggtacacatactgATGAGCAggtacacacatgctcacacacacatacacacacacacacacacacacacacacacacacacacagagacagagacagagagatgttttaaaacagaaatctaGCTAAATGTGCTAGATATAAATGAAACATACATGACTTTCATGTTTAGACCTGGGCCTTATTGCTGTAGTAGCACATTGTGTATGTATAAACAACTTcaaacagagagtgagagagagaaatctgaaacatttctggTCCCGGTCTGTTCCAGTAACTGCAGCAGGTATGACATATGACGTGTGTTGTATTTTCAGTGTGTGAGGAGCCCTCACACATGTTGTATCATTTAATGCCTGACTGTGACCGTGAGCATGTTACCAATACTGGTACTTGCTTCCCAGAAGAGAGGGACTAGCTGGAGAGACACTAAGTTATTTGTCCACTCGTGGTGGCTGTGATTCAAGCCATTCCACTGTAATCTAACCTGCTCTTTATAAAGATCAACTGGCTTGAGAAGATCAGGATGACTCTCAGCCCAGAACGTGACGGATGCGCATGTGTGTTTTTCTTACCGTGACTGAGTATCTAGCTCCTCTGTGCCATCCCTCCTGAGTCAGAATACCGACTGCTTATTTAATCTGTACTTCTTGTCAGGCTTGCTGGGGAGGACAGGAACATTAGGTGTTTTTTCAAGTTTATAAGTTCTGGTTGGAAACTTTCTCATCAAGAGCTAGCCAAGGACCCAAAGTTAGCCAAGAAAACCTCCAGCGGAGCCAGAACTAAATATCATAACTTGCCGAACTAACTCTTTCACGGTATCTGACAGTCCTAACAGTCTTTGCTTAAAGTTGATCCATGGCAACAAAGTAACAGTGCGTGTGAGTGCATTAACACCAGAGATGTGACCAGAGGCAACAATAAAGAGACAAAAGGGTAAGAAACAGGACCGAGATGTGCAGGTGGCCAAACACTGTCTTCCCCCATTACAGTGCCATAGCAAAGGATTGTTAGCTATTGTTTTTCATAGTGATACCTATGCTCACTGGATATTCATGAAGAGATAATGTTAGGTCATGATCAGGTTTTCTAATTCAGGAAGATGATGATGTATATATACAGTGTATCTATAGGGAAATGTCCCCCCTGGGGAATGCATTAGCACTTATTTATCTTAAAATCCAGCCGTCCAAGGAAGATTTCCCAGGGCTCTCTGTGGCATTTCTCCTCGTCTCTAAGCACAGCTCCCGTACACATCACAGTGTTGAACATCCCTACTGCAAACCCCTGAGATCTGAAATTCTCTAAAATCTGAACTTTCTGGTGATGATGTGATGCCACCAGTGGGAAGTCCAATACCACGAAGCTTTGCTTCATGCATAAAATCAGTAAAAATATCATGTAATGTTACCTTCGGGCTGTAAGCTGCGTATGAGACATAAGTGAAGTCCATGGTGAGGGCTGGGGCCCACTCCTAAGAAATCTCCcagtatatatgcaaatattccaaaatccaaAAGAGGAACTGAGATCTTCAACATTCTGGTCTCAAGTGTTGGGATAAGAGCTATGTAGCCTCCAGGTACTCAGTCACATGAGGTGATATCACCCCAAATGACTCATTTCCTGGGAGTTCCTGAGAGCCCAGCTTAGGAAGTGAACTTTCCTGGGTATTTTGGGAGATGCATTGTGCAGAGAAGGAATGAGACTCTCAACAGTTCCATGTTGATTCTGTTTTTTAATCCAGTGATCCAGTGGGTGATGCCCAGCCTCCCTCTACAAAGTGGAAGTCAAAAATATTAGCACGCTTGGAGTTGCTTTTCTGAGTATCATCATCCTCACCAGCGTGGGGAGCCACCAATCGCTGGGgaagatgttttaaaaagcaaaaacaatagaacacacacagcaccccctacacacacacacacacacatacacacacacacacacacacacacacacacacacacacacacacacacacacgaagggcCTTCTTTTCCCAAAAGCCGATAGCTAGAATCAGGCTAGGCATTACTTAACTAGTTCTCTCCAGGCGCTCAGGAGTTCTCGGTGGCCTTCAGGCTCTTCTTACCCTGCTCCACATCCCACCAGCCCAGCTAGTCAAAGGTGGAGCCCTACATTAATCAGTGTTGCCCTTGATGAGAGACCGTGGGCTTCAGAGCCACAGGGACGCTGAAAGACAGATGTGTTCGGGGTCATGGGCAGCAGAGGCCAGCCTTGCGTGTGTGCTCTGAACACCTGGCCTGCCTCCTCGccacccccccccctcctcccgaACTGGTTGTTTCACAGGTCATGGCCGTTTTGAAAAGGCAGACTCACTGACGTGCTTAATGCATTCAGTTTCTGCACGAAGGCCCACATCTCTCTCCCCAGCAGCCCCAGAATATAGATGGGGAAGGAGGCCAAGGCTATCTTCCATGCCTCAGGGATTTCTGGCTGCAGCTCCTGGTGGAATTAGCAGAAGTTATCTATTAATCCCAGAGGCATCCATCAGCAGCCAGAGCCAGGCTGTCTTTTCGAAAGAAATGCACTGACCCTTTGTTAACGTAAACTCTTGTTAGGAAGTATCTAATCAGCTCTGAGCCAGCCAGTGAGAGGCAGGGTCAGCAGAAGCCGGGTACAGGGTGGGCTGGGTTTCCAGCGTTAGGCTGTCTGGTATCTGAgctgtctgttttctttcctttcccagctATCTTCCAGATCATACAGAGCATAAGGATGGGCATGTGAGAAGGCCAGGGCGTTGGTTGCTGCTGCCCTGCTGCCGGCAGGTGGAGGGCCACGGAGATCTTCAGCAGGTCTACAGCAAGCGAACGAGCCGCGGGCAATAGAAAAGAGGTCCCCTGTTATTCCCTCCCACTCCATGGTGGAGGTTCGACCAAATTGCCTTCTCACAGGACATCTCCCTGCATCTGTGTCCTCCAGTGGGAAAGGACTCTGCTCTTGCCGGCCCGACTGGAAGCCACGTGGGGGGTCGGCTCTTGTGCTCCCTGTCCGGTTCCCCGGGTTTCACTGTGGTGTGCATGTGGCCCTCTGAGCGACTGCCCATCTACATCCCTGCCAATACGGTCTCTTCTCTGTCAGGAATTGGTTTTACAAATAAATGTCTTCATTCAACCTTAATACCGTGTGTGAGTTACCGAGCAAAAGTAAACCCCAGAAGAGCGCAAGACGGAGGCCCCCAGCGAGGACTTGGTTATGCAATGGAGGACCAGACAGAGCAGGGTTTACTACATCCCACCCAGACTCTCTACACCGTTGCAGCAGTAGGCAATTCTGATGGTGTTGCTTTTATCACACActtgtttttaaaagtgtgtttgtgcgtgcgtgtgtgtgtgtgtgtgtgtgtgtgtgtgtgtgtgtttggatatGTATTTATCTCTTATTTAGGTTTTGATGTTTTTTCCCTCCTAAAGTCCAGAAAAGGAGCCTATACTGTGTGTGACAGTCTGATTAGCCCTTATCTCCCCATGGTCTGCCTGGGAGCAGCACAGAGCAGATGTCTCAGGCCTCCTGATGAAAACCACCCTACCCCAGGACCAAGCGGCTGACTCCAGAGCCCTAAAGTGCAAGTGTCTCCAGCACTCTGGGTGGGCAGCAGGCCCTCCTCTATCCCCCAGCTTGTCCTCACACACAGGAGGGAGTTACAGGAACAGCCCCAGAGATCTTAGGCAGGATTAAGGGTAGCTACACGCAACTTTAAGCGTGCCTGTAGTTATTTGATTTCCACCTCTGTATTGGTATtctgtttttcatgtttttaacaCTACGAGAACTTTCAAAAGGGAAGTGTTGGGAGTGGTTAGTAAGCCTCATGAAACGGCATGTGTTGGATCACTAGTCTCACCTGGACCTTGGGTGGTGGTCTTGAAGGCTGTCTATCCTCCCACCTTCTGAGTCCCCAAAGGACCCCTTCCCCCTCCATCCTCCTTCCTACCCCACCAAGAGGGCAACACAACTCTCCCCAAATCAGCACCCCAAGCCCAGGTTGCCAGCAGCCCAACTGCCCACCAAGAGGCAGAAGAAAGCTTCGTGTCCCAGGACCCCCTGCCCGATCACCCCCTTGGACTCCAGCTGggtgtttttgtctttctcctcATCACCTTGATTAAAAGTATACCTCCCACACACCACCGTAGTCTGTGACTAGGCCAGGGCATTGTGGCTCAGTCTCGAAGACACTCCATTTCCCTCTCCTCGAGACAGACTTCCCCATAATGGCCTCAGTCAAAGGGGATTGATCGGTTATCCTCATTTCAAAGGGAAGCTGGAACTTCTGCAAAGGTCAGCTCCAGAGAGACCCAGCTCAACGCCAGGTGACAGAGATGGTGGGTGGGTTGGTCAGCCACCGGCCATAAAACCACCCTGATTGATTTCTCCCCCAGCCATGCAAATCACCCACCAATTGGTTTTGTTAGTTTCTGGGTTGCCTCCTGGAAGTGTTTGTATGTAACACTCTGGTGACTGATTCCATCAGTCCTCTCCAGAGACAAGAGCTGCTGCAAGCACCTGAGGATCATCATGGCTGATCCATGATGCTCAGCAGGGGATGTAGTCACATGACACCTAGTCAGAAATAATCAGCTGCCCACAGGCAGCATGCCCACTTCACAATGGTGCATGCTCTCACCTCTAGTACACACTGATTTTCTTCTGCATATACTATTTAACCTTTGCAATGCCAGTTGTATGTTTTACAACTGATTTTATAGTTCAGAAATGGGTTTAACACAGATCCTTAGAAACTTCGAACTCCATGGGAAGGGGAAGCACTGGGTGGGAGACTGGTAATGTGGACTCCATGGGTAGGAAAACTGGAATCCTACCGATAGCAGGCGTACAGCCTGATACGCATCTAAGGTGGCATCCTCCGTCATAGTCCATACCACTGGCACCTAACAAACCACTTCTCTGGGACTTTAGGTACATTATCAGATAGTGCCAAGAAAGAGGGGAGGCATGTGAGCCTGCAGATGCAACACGACCTTAAACCCACttaaaaacactgaaataaaGCCATTCGATTAGAGGACAGTGAGGAAGAGGCCGCTGGGTTTTTATGACTAGAGACCTCTGATTAATCACATCAAGTGAACCAGGTCTCGTTCCAATATTAGGACAATAAGCTGAAAGGCAGCTGCACGGGAAGCCTGATGGCTCTGCACACTCGCATTGGCTTCCCTCACCCAAGGTCCAAGCAGGCTGGAGAGGCCTTTTCCCCAAGGAGCAGTTCAGTTTCCAGGTGCTGCTACCATGGCAACAGAAGTCATCTCAGacgggaggcagagggcagaagatCTGGCCTTGGCCTGGAAGTGGCATCTCATCTCCAGTCAGCAATAGGACCCAACTAGTCATGTGATCCAATCACTCTGCAAGGAAGTCTGGCAACATGACTGTGACATATATAGGGGTTGCTTGTCTTAGGTACTTAATCTCACCATGCATCTTTGGTTTCGGGAGTTGCAATCCTGTGTACATCTCTTGGATGGGGATTGCAGGCTTTCTGTGTACCCCTGGAAGGTGATCATGTGATTTATCACCCAAACCAGAATActtttaagcacacacacacacacacaaaatgagtaTTATTAATCATTCTCATGGGATACCAAGATGAGTGAACTGGGGCTGTCCCAGCCACATCAAGTGGCATGGTCAACCCAGCTGCAGCAAATGTGCAAATCTCCATTTCAGGACATTGTGTTAAAGAGGGTTTGGAAAACATGCCCAAGGTAGAAACAGGTAGAAATCCAAACCCAAACTGCCGGTCTTCCCCACCCCAAGACAGAGGAGTGGGTTTCCTTCACGTGTCTCCCCGCTCCACCTAATAAAGAAAATAGTACCTGGAGTTCAGTGAATATCCACAGAGCACCTGAAGAAACAAATGAATGGCCCTTTGATGAGACCATGAAATTGGCAAGCCTCAAGCCACAGAAGGCAGACTCGAATCACAGGATAGCTCACAAGTGAAAGTTTTGGTCCTGGATTCTTGCCCATCACTTTTGTTTTCTGGACCTCAAAGTGTGTTTAAAGATGCCTGCCCTTCTCAAGGCCATTGTGGGAAGCAAATGGTACAATATATGTCACATTGCTCTTTAAAAACCATAAACACTATACAAATTCTACCCATAATTATTTACCTATAGTTGCATGTATAAAACAACTATAAATGCTATAAATTATATCCGTAGTTATTTACCTACAATTGCATGTATAATCAGTTGACAGTCCTATAACAATCTTACAATAATTGCTACTCAAAATAGTCTCAGTGGGCCCGTACAGGGAAAATTTTGCTTTGGATTCAATATCCTGCCCAATTTTAGGACACGTTCTTAGCAGCATGAATGCCCAGAATGGACAACACCTGGCCCCTTTAATGGAGAAAGAGTTCATATGTTTTCATATGTTGTTGTTCTTTGTAGTAATCTATGAATGTGGAGTTTAGGCAAGTCTCAAAAATTAATCTTGGCTCATGAAGACCAAGGCATCTGCGAGGTTACCTGTAGCTATCTTCATTATGATCATGTGGGGTTATCTTCAGGCCTGAGGGAAAAGAGTGAATACTGGAGAGAGTCAACTCACATCATAGTGGGAACTGACAAGTGATGAGGGGTGAGTAGAGGAGCAAAGGAAGATGGGTGCTCTAGTGGAATAAAGGACAGGTGCCAGAATAGGAGATGATGTCTTAGGAATCTAATGCAGAGCATGGGGACCAAAGTTAATGCTGTGTTGTACAC is a window from the Peromyscus eremicus chromosome 9, PerEre_H2_v1, whole genome shotgun sequence genome containing:
- the Serp2 gene encoding LOW QUALITY PROTEIN: stress-associated endoplasmic reticulum protein 2 (The sequence of the model RefSeq protein was modified relative to this genomic sequence to represent the inferred CDS: deleted 2 bases in 1 codon) — its product is MVAKQRIRMANEKHSKNITQRGNVAKTLVDHINTGFSWRGRTFWKLPPEGVTPESILRCVRTGHPQRIKMDSLEETSPQPSALPSYLPDHTEHKDGHVRRPGRWLLLPCCRQVEGHGDLQQVYSKRTSRGQ